A window of the Hordeum vulgare subsp. vulgare chromosome 5H, MorexV3_pseudomolecules_assembly, whole genome shotgun sequence genome harbors these coding sequences:
- the LOC123452240 gene encoding beta-glucosidase BoGH3B-like: MADGGRSGVVLAALLLFWAVLGAEADHALYKDAAQPVEARVADLLGRMTLAEKIGQMTQIERLVATPEVLRDNFIGSLLSGGGSVPRKGATAKEWADMVDGFQRACMSTRLGIPMIYGIDAVHGNNNVYGATIFPHNVGLGATRDPDLVKRIGEATALEVRASGIQYAFAPCIAVCRDPRWGRCYESYSEDRRIVQSMTELIPGLQGDVPKNFTSGMPFVAGKNKVVACAKHFVGDGGTVNGINEDNTIINREGLMNIHMPAYFDALAKGVSTVMISYSSWNGVKMHASQDLVTGYLKDTLKFQGFVISDWKGIDKITSPEGSDYHYSVKASVLAGLDMIMVPSNYTQFISILTGYVNSGVVPMSRIDDAVTRILRVKFAMGLFENPYADPAMAEQLGKQEHRDLAREAVRKSLVLLKNGKTSDGPMLPLSKKAPKILVAGRHADNLGYQCGGWTIKWQGDSGRITVGTTILDAVKAAIDPSTVVVFAENPDAEFVKDGGFSYAIVAVGEHPYTETAGDNLNLTIPEPGLSTVEAVCGAVQCATVLISGRPVVAQPLLAASDALVAAWLPGSEGQGVTDALFGDYGFTGRLPRTWFKSVDQLPMNVGDAHYDPLFPLGYGLTTEGTSQGDGAALHSSM, from the exons ATGGCAGACGGCGGCCGCTCCGGCGTTGTTCTCGCCGCGCTCCTGCTCTTCTGGGCCGTGCTCGGCGCTGAGGCCGACCACGCGCTGTACAAGGACGCCGCGCAGCCCGTGGAGGCGCGCGTCGCCGACCTCCTGGGGCGGATGACGCTCGCGGAGAAGATCGGGCAGATGACGCAGATCGAGCGTCTGGTCGCCACGCCGGAGGTGCTCAGGGACAACTTCATCGgcagcctgctcagcggcggcggcAGCGTGCCGCGGAAGGGCGCGACGGCCAAGGAGTGGGCGGACATGGTGGACGGCTTCCAGAGGGCCTGCATGTCCACGcggctcggcatcccgatgatatACGGCATCGACGCCGTGCACGGCAACAACAACGTCTACGGCGCCACCATCTTCCCCCACAACGTCGGCCTCGGCGCCACCCGCGACCCCGACCTGGTGAAGAGGATCGGCGAGGCCACCGCGCTCGAAGTCAGAGCCTCCGGCATCCAGTACGCCTTCGCGCCGTGCATCGCG GTGTGCAGAGATCCGAGGTGGGGCCGGTGCTACGAGAGCTACAGCGAGGACCGCCGGATCGTGCAGTCCATGACGGAGCTCATCCCGGGGCTTCAGGGCGACGTCCCCAAGAACTTCACCAGCGGCATGCCTTTCGTCGCCGGGAA GAACAAGGTGGTGGCCTGCGCGAAGCACTTCGTCGGCGACGGCGGCACGGTAAACGGCATCAACGAGGACAACACCATCATCAACCGCGAGGGCCTGATGAACATTCACATGCCGGCCTACTTCGACGCTCTCGCCAAGGGCGTCTCCACCGTCATGATCTCCTACTCCAGCTGGAACGGGGTCAAGATGCACGCCAGCCAAGATCTGGTCACTGGATACCTCAAAGACACGCTCAAATTCCAG GGCTTCGTGATCTCAGATTGGAAGGGTATTGACAAGATCACGAGCCCTGAAGGGTCGGACTACCACTACTCTGTCAAGGCTTCTGTTCTTGCCGGCCTTGACATG ATCATGGTGCCTAGTAACTACACGCAGTTCATAAGTATCCTGACTGGCTACGTCAACAGCGGAGTAGTCCCGATGAGCAGGATCGACGACGCCGTCACCCGGATCCTGCGCGTCAAGTTCGCCATGGGCCTGTTCGAGAACCCTTACGCCGATCCCGCCATGGCTGAGCAGCTGGGCAAGCAG GAGCACAGGGATTTGGCAAGGGAGGCGGTGAGGAAGTCGCTGGTGCTCCTGAAGAATGGCAAGACGAGCGATGGGCCAATGCTGCCGTTGTCCAAGAAGGCGCCCAAGATCCTCGTCGCCGGCAGGCACGCCGACAACCTCGGCTACCAGTGCGGCGGCTGGACGATCAAGTGGCAAGGCGACTCCGGGCGCATCACCGTGGGCACGACCATCCTGGACGCGGTGAAGGCGGCCATAGACCCGTCGACGGTCGTCGTGTTCGCCGAGAACCCCGACGCGGAGTTCGTCAAGGACGGCGGCTTCTCCTACGCCATCGTGGCGGTGGGCGAGCACCCGTACACGGAGACAGCCGGCGACAACCTGAACCTAACCATCCCGGAGCCCGGGCTGAGCACCGTGGAGGCGGTGTGCGGCGCGGTCCAGTGCGCGACGGTGCTCATCAGCGGGCGGCCCGTGGTGGCGCAGCCGCTCCTGGCGGCGTCGGACGCGCTGGTGGCGGCGTGGCTCCCCGGCTCGGAGGGGCAGGGCGTCACCGACGCGCTGTTCGGCGACTACGGGTTCACCGGGAGGCTGCCGCGGACGTGGTTCAAGTCGGTGGACCAGCTGCCGATGAACGTCGGCGACGCGCACTACGACCCGCTCTTCCCGCTCGGGTACGGCCTCACCACCGAGGGGACCTCGCAAGGGGACGGAGCAGCGCTACACAGCAGCATGTGA